Proteins encoded by one window of Panicum virgatum strain AP13 chromosome 7N, P.virgatum_v5, whole genome shotgun sequence:
- the LOC120681662 gene encoding uncharacterized protein LOC120681662, whose protein sequence is MFTMEVLTKLLDDSPEYDGKILKRTCLKIYGEMIRGHNMKADALEHMKLLVREAKEAYEAEQAKKAYEAEQATKAHEADQGEKPVHPHKSTERRVPDTEAAIQEIKEEVVNGVPGNPHKSPEGGLLGTEAPIQEDKNVVNGPPGNPHKLRKGGVLDTGAVVQEIKKEVLSGPPLDPHKLPEGRGLDTEAVIQEIKKEVINGAPGDAHKLPAGGVLGTEACIRGSVAHLGAHASLPRAA, encoded by the coding sequence ATGTTTACAATGGAGGTACTGACAAAGTTGTTGGATGATTCTCCTGAATACGATGGCAAGATCTTGAAGCGGACCTGCCTGAAAATCTATGGAGAAATGATCCGTGGCCACAATATGAAGGCTGATGCACTAGAACATATGAAGTTATTGGTCAGGGAAGCTAAAGAAGCTTATGAAGCTGAACAAGCTAAAAAGGCATATGAAGCTGAACAAGCTACAAAGGCACATGAAGCTGATCAAGGGGAAAAGCCTGTGCATCCACATAAGTCGACTGAGAGAAGAGTACCAGATACTGAAGCTGCCATCCAAGAGATCAAGGAAGAAGTTGTCAACGGGGTGCCTGGGAATCCACATAAGTCACCCGAGGGAGGATTATTGGGTACTGAAGCTCCCATCCAGGAGGACAAGAACGTTGTCAATGGTCCCCCTGGGAATCCACATAAGTTGCGCAAGGGAGGAGTACTGGATACTGGAGCTGTCGTCCAGGAGATCAAGAAAGAAGTGCTCAGTGGCCCCCCTTTGGATCCACATAAGTTGCCTGAGGGAAGAGGACTGGATACTGAAGCTGTCATCCAGGAGATCAAGAAAGAAGTGATCAATGGGGCCCCTGGGGATGCTCATAAGTTGCCTGCGGGAGGAGTCCTGGGTACTGAAGCTTGCATTCGAGGGTCAGTTGCACACCTCGGAGCCCACGCAAGTCTACCAAGGGCAGCTTAG